Proteins encoded by one window of Anopheles maculipalpis chromosome 2RL, idAnoMacuDA_375_x, whole genome shotgun sequence:
- the LOC126559104 gene encoding 39S ribosomal protein L17, mitochondrial: MNQAEVTKLMSQLRVAIRPRHRNLKNSDGPEGRLNKLRKTVTALVKHERIELNYQRADEARGYAERLISDAIRHGDCHKPTMEMADYWLLEKQLVHKLFKVLVPRFEEYKVSATRMYKAPKEYPGWYRKRAVLELRGNPYPSLLSNQTNNRNLLHNVLMDEAKKDYRREKYAELAAQIGSEAAVGENSSASSEQPKSVQSQA, encoded by the coding sequence ATGAATCAGGCCGAAGTAACAAAGTTGATGTCCCAGCTACGGGTAGCGATACGCCCGCGCCACCGCAATTTAAAGAACAGCGATGGACCCGAAGGCCGGCTAAACAAGTTGCGCAAAACGGTGACGGCTCTGGTGAAGCACGAGCGGATCGAGCTAAACTATCAGCGGGCGGATGAAGCACGCGGGTACGCGGAACGACTAATATCGGATGCGATACGCCACGGAGACTGCCACAAGCCTACGATGGAAATGGCAGATTATTGGCTGCTGGAGAAACAGCTGGTGCACAAACTGTTCAAGGTGCTTGTGCCACGGTTCGAGGAGTACAAGGTGTCCGCTACGCGTATGTACAAAGCCCCCAAGGAATATCCGGGCTGGTATCGAAAGCGAGCGGTTCTGGAGCTACGAGGCAATCCGTACCCATCGTTGCTTTCGAACCAAACGAACAATCGGAACCTGCTGCATAATGTGCTGATGGACGAAGCGAAGAAAGACTATCGGAGGGAAAAATATGCGGAACTAGCGGCCCAGATTGGATCGGAAGCTGCGGTCGGGGAAAATAGTAGTGCCAGCAGCGAGCAACCAAAGTCGGTTCAATCGCAGGCTTAG
- the LOC126567151 gene encoding uncharacterized protein LOC126567151: MFLVLLATFLGIALTWMVVSIIRNRAIVAKLDKQLTNFTVIPSIPVLGSAFHFKDPTPEGIFTTFTGFHRTYGRNLITQSLFNFPSMQICDPKVIEQVMQARTIEKTIIYDFMMPWLGSGLVVSTGAKWAQRRKVITPTFHFKILEDFLVIMNNQTDVLIDKLQKNTNGKDFDLYEHVTYCALDIISESAMGVKLNTQLQPNSEYVKAVKEISDIILKRLFSFLREYKWAFQFTKAHQRQAELLKVVHGFAHQVISERKKQLQDTRERQRAQEKLEEDDIYGKRRMTLLDLLLNVEIDGKPLTDSEIREEVDTFMFAGHDTTTSCISFAAYYLSRDPAIQQRVYDEIQAIVGPDAKSAELTYGTLQELKYLDMVIKETLRINPSVPIIGRRSAGDMVIDGVDIPKGMDFGIIIYALHNDPELYPEPARFDPERFSDEASAKRQPYSYIPFSVGSRNCIGQRYAMLEVKTMLVKLLANYRFLPCEESNRLRIKTDMTLKPVNGTFVKIVPRIATECETMAIGGLLIIALFLLTILYITLKVLRNRRHGAALLKQLPYFRLLPSVPILGSAPLFLDTTPDGVLRTMVDCHRRYGKNFVLQELCNEFKLITSDPRIIEQVMQAKTIIKPNFYRFLRPWVGSSSVLTSGPHWINRRKVINPGFHFKMLQDFLVTMQTQTDILVAKLAPLADGSTDIDVYGPLRFCAMDIICETAMGVRLECQSNPKILFVEATEVTIDLIYKRLFNPVYANDTLYRFTSAGRRAKESLKIIHHFTSSVIRERMKRPTRASRDEENRTCKMTFLDLLLESRLDSDEPLSDDDIRGEVGSFMFAGHETVSSCISFALYYLSRNADVQQRLYDEIMAVCGTNDTTSSTELTFASLQDLIFTEQVIKETLRLNPSVPMIGRMSAGDMVIDGVTIPAGTEVRFNIYVMQNDPDYYPDADQFRPERFAEEPKPFTYLPFSTGIRACIGQRFAMMEMKTLLVKLVSRYRFLPCEQENTLQLKADLTLKPFRGAFIKIEERI, from the exons ATGTTTCTGGTACTGTTGGCGACGTTTTTGGGCATCGCCCTCACCTGGATGGTGGTTAGCATCATCCGGAACCGTGCTATCGTAGCCAAGCTGGACAAACAGCTTACCAACTTCACCGTCATACCGTCCATTCCGGTGCTTGGATCGGCGTTTCACTTTAAAGATCCAACGCCCGAAGGAATCTTTACCACGTTCACCGGGTTCCATCGGACGTACGGACGGAATCTCATCACGCAGAGCCTGTTCAATTTTCCCTCGATGCAGATCTGCGATCCGAAAGTGATCGAGCAAGTGATGCAGGCGCGCACGATCGAGAAAACGATCATTTACGACTTTATGATGCCGTGGCTCGGTTCCGGGCTCGTTGTTTCGACCGGTGCGAAGTGGGCCCAGCGCAGGAAAGTCATTACACCGAcgtttcatttcaaaattctcgaAGACTTCCTTGTTATCATGAACAACCAGACGGATGTGTTGATCGATAAGCTGCAGAAGAATACGAATGGAAAGGATTTCGATCTATACGAGCACGTGACGTACTGTGCGCTGGACATTATTTCGGAATCGGCGATGGGCGTGAAGCTTAACACGCAGCTTCAACCGAACTCGGAATATGTGAAGGCCGTGAAAGA aatttcgGATATCATTCTTAAgcgtcttttttccttcctgcgTGAGTACAAGTGGGCATTCCAGTTCACGAAGGCACACCAGCGCCAGGCAGAACTTCTAAAGGTGGTGCACGGGTTCGCCCATCAGGTGATAAGCGAACGCAAGAAGCAGCTGCAGGACACCCGGGAACGTCAACGGGCCCAGGAAAAACTGGAAGAAGACGACATCTACGGAAAGCGTCGTATGACACTGCTGGACCTACTGCTAAACGTCGAAATCGACGGTAAACCGCTGACCGATTCGGAAATTCGCGAAGAAGTTGACACGTTCATGTTTGCCGGTCACGATACGACCACGTCCTGCATCAGCTTTGCCGCGTACTATCTTTCACGCGACCCTGCCATCCAGCAGCGTGTGTACGACGAGATACAGGCCATCGTTGGGCCAGATGCAAAGAGTGCGGAGCTAACGTACGGTACGCTGCAGGAACTGAAGTACCTCGATATGGTGATCAAGGAAACGCTTCGCATCAATCCGTCCGTACCGATCATTGGTCGTCGATCGGCTGGCGATATGGTTATCGATGGTGTGGACATACCGAAGGGAATGGATTTCGGTATTATTATCTACGCACTGCACAACGACCCTGAGCTGTATCCCGAGCCGGCACGGTTCGATCCGGAACGGTTTAGCGACGAAGCGTCCGCCAAAAGGCAACCGTACAGCTACATCCCGTTCAGTGTCGGTTCGAGAAACTGTATCGGGCAGCGGTATGCGATGCTGGAGGTAAAAACGATGCTGGTGAAACTGTTGGCCAATTATCGCTTTCTGCCATGCGAGGAAAGCAATCGGTTGCGTATCAAAACAGACATGACGCTTAAACCGGTAAATGGGACGTTTGTGAAGATTGTCCCAAG AATAGCCACCGAG TGCGAAACGATGGCCATCGGTGGGCTACTGATCATTGCTCTTTTCCTTCTAACGATTCTCTACATCACGCTGAAGGTGCTCCGAAACCGTCGTCATGGAGCAGCTCTACTAAAACAGTTGCCATACTTCCGGCTGCTACCATCCGTCCCCATACTGGGAAGTGCGCCCCTCTTTCTGGACACTACACCCGATGGTGTACTGCGTACGATGGTCGACTGTCATCGACGTTACGGGAAGAATTTCGTACTGCAGGAGCTTTGCAACGAGTTCAAACTGATCACAAGCGATCCACGCATTATCGAGCAGGTGATGCAAGCGAAAACGATCATTAAGCCAAACTTTTATCGCTTTCTGAGACCGTGGGTCGGAAGTAGCAGCGTTTTGACGAGCGGCCCACACTGGATCAACCGTCGGAAGGTGATCAATCCGGGGTTCCACTTTAAAATGTTACAGGATTTTCTCGTTACAATGCAAACGCAGACGGACATATTGGTGGCGAAGCTGGCACCGCTCGCCGACGGAAGTACGGACATTGATGTGTACGGTCCGTTGCGGTTCTGTGCGATGGACATTATCTGTGAGACGGCGATGGGCGTTCGGTTGGAATGCCAATCCAATCCTAAGATTCTATTTGTTGAAGCAACGGAAGT AACGATCGATTTGATTTACAAACGGTTATTTAATCCTGTGTACGCTAACGACACGCTGTACCGCTTTACCAGCGCTGGACGTCGGGCAAAGGAATCCTTAAAAATCATTCACCACTTTACGAGTTCTGTGATTCGGGAGCGTATGAAGCGACCCACCAGAGCATCGCGCGATGAAGAGAATCGAACGTGTAAGATGACATTTTTGGATCTACTGCTTGAGTCGCGCCTCGATAGCGATGAACCACTGTCCGATGACGATATTCGTGGGGAGGTTGGTTCGTTTATGTTTGCCGGACATGAAACCGTTTCGTCGTGCATTAGCTTTGCCCTGTACTATCTGTCTCGGAATGCGGATGTGCAGCAGCGACTTTATGATGAAATAATGGCCGTGTGCGGTACGAACGATACCACCAGCTCAACTGAGCTGACATTTGCCTCACTGCAGGATCTCATCTTCACGGAACAGGTCATCAAGGAAACGTTACGCCTAAATCCTTCGGTACCGATGATTGGAAGAATGTCGGCCGGAGACATGGTAATTGATGGTGTCACGATACCGGCCGGCACGGAGGTGAGATTTAACATCTACGTGATGCAGAACGATCCAGACTACTACCCGGATGCTGATCAGTTCCGACCAGAACGGTTTGCAGAAGAACCAAAGCCATTCACCTACCTACCGTTCAGTACAGGGATACGGGCATGCATTGGGCAACGGTTTGCGATGATGGAGATGAAAACGCTGTTGGTGAAGCTAGTATCCCGATACCGGTTTTTGCCGTGCGAGCAGGAAAATACATTACAGTTGAAGGCTGACCTAACACTCAAACCGTTTCGTGGAGCGTTTATCAAAATAGAGGAAAGGATATAA